A part of Cystobacter fuscus DSM 2262 genomic DNA contains:
- a CDS encoding PEGA domain-containing protein, with product MRTAFVVAAVLLALASGPARAQGGFGLDLSSDPNAPQSNEQTEESSEEAPPDGSMGLDLSSGPGADLMPRFGLVGLDTPERAGAAASKRWVGWLQGVAFRTGKVVRAATPAEARQQLGNDYATTLRCAEASCLSGAADTLDADLLTTARLSLEDEGWTLRLWTFDRDRGVVETDVVTGRKPTDSTFIREAGETLAKRVTTLARPRAMLKVASNVSRAVVRVGSRVLGVGNVEAKLPPGDNQIVVEADDYNTYTKTVTLTPGETKELAVRLEFSGAAPESPLSELDERTPAKKKRKSGSSNPTIFSRPALYTTVLGLAAVGAGVAMGLPLQQRTMKIDRQGVVDINRRDYEAMRQNALISTALMAGGGAVAAGSLAWLIIVPQRSAPASSSVAPVAGGTGGSGRGDMALHLVFGGSF from the coding sequence ATGCGCACCGCTTTCGTCGTCGCCGCCGTCCTGCTCGCGCTGGCCTCCGGCCCGGCCAGGGCCCAGGGTGGTTTCGGGTTGGATCTCTCCTCGGACCCCAACGCCCCGCAGTCCAACGAGCAGACCGAGGAGTCCTCCGAGGAAGCGCCTCCGGATGGCTCCATGGGGCTGGATCTCAGCTCGGGCCCCGGGGCGGACCTCATGCCACGCTTCGGGCTCGTGGGCCTGGACACGCCCGAGCGCGCCGGCGCCGCGGCCTCCAAGAGGTGGGTGGGGTGGTTGCAGGGCGTGGCGTTCCGCACCGGCAAGGTGGTGCGCGCGGCGACTCCGGCCGAGGCCCGCCAGCAGCTCGGCAATGACTACGCGACCACGCTGCGCTGCGCGGAGGCCTCGTGCCTGAGCGGCGCGGCGGACACGCTGGACGCGGACCTGCTCACCACCGCGCGCCTGTCGCTGGAGGACGAGGGCTGGACGCTGCGGTTGTGGACGTTCGACCGCGACCGGGGCGTGGTGGAGACGGACGTGGTGACGGGCCGCAAGCCGACGGACAGCACCTTCATCCGCGAGGCGGGCGAGACGCTGGCCAAGCGGGTGACGACCCTGGCAAGGCCCCGCGCGATGCTCAAGGTGGCGAGCAACGTGTCGCGCGCGGTGGTGCGCGTGGGCTCGCGCGTGCTGGGCGTGGGCAACGTGGAGGCGAAGCTGCCGCCCGGGGACAACCAGATCGTCGTGGAGGCGGACGACTACAACACCTATACGAAGACGGTGACGCTCACCCCGGGCGAGACGAAGGAGCTCGCCGTGCGGCTGGAGTTCAGTGGCGCCGCGCCGGAGAGCCCCCTGTCGGAGCTGGACGAGCGCACGCCGGCGAAGAAGAAGAGGAAGTCGGGCTCCTCGAATCCCACCATCTTCAGCCGCCCCGCCCTCTACACCACGGTGCTGGGACTGGCGGCGGTGGGCGCGGGCGTGGCCATGGGCCTGCCCCTGCAGCAGAGGACGATGAAGATCGACCGCCAGGGCGTGGTGGACATCAACCGGCGTGACTATGAGGCCATGCGGCAGAACGCGCTGATCTCCACGGCCCTCATGGCGGGCGGAGGCGCGGTGGCGGCCGGCAGCCTGGCCTGGCTCATCATCGTGCCGCAGCGCTCCGCGCCGGCGTCTTCCTCGGTGGCCCCGGTGGCCGGTGGGACGGGCGGCTCGGGGCGCGGTGACATGGCCCTTCATCTCGTGTTTGGTGGGAGTTTCTGA
- a CDS encoding MopE-related protein, giving the protein MKSISSLVCALGFGLWMAVAASACWVAELPDGTIFSCASDEDCSLAGEKCVPREGLSGYCCTPSANATEVCNGVDDDCNGKKDDLAATCYGGPEGTAGKGRCKAGTPKCGANNEQLCEGEVQPTEELCNRVDDNCDGVTDEGFDLQQDVKNCGACGTACSAGQTCVAGRCTGRVQQTCTEGSDDDGDGLVGCADTDCDQKSCGTGCTCKSNVAAETTCNDNVDNDKDTKNDCADTDCANLSCGTGCLCKSNAAAETLCGDSNDNDRDTKIDCADTDCANQSCGTGCLCKSNAAAETTCNDNVDNDKDTKVDCADTDCANQSCGTGCLCKSNAAAETTCNDGQDNDKDNKIDCADTADCTTGTACGNGRTCKSNGTCS; this is encoded by the coding sequence ATGAAGTCGATTTCTTCTCTCGTGTGCGCGCTCGGGTTCGGCTTGTGGATGGCCGTGGCGGCCTCGGCGTGTTGGGTGGCGGAGCTTCCGGATGGCACCATCTTCAGCTGCGCCTCGGACGAGGATTGCTCCCTGGCCGGGGAGAAGTGCGTGCCCCGGGAGGGCCTGAGCGGCTATTGCTGCACGCCCTCCGCCAACGCCACCGAGGTGTGCAATGGCGTCGATGACGACTGCAATGGCAAGAAGGACGATCTGGCCGCGACCTGCTATGGCGGCCCCGAGGGCACTGCGGGCAAGGGGCGCTGCAAGGCCGGCACGCCCAAGTGCGGCGCCAACAACGAGCAGCTGTGCGAGGGCGAGGTCCAGCCCACCGAAGAGCTGTGCAACCGCGTCGACGACAATTGTGACGGAGTGACGGACGAGGGCTTCGATCTCCAGCAGGACGTGAAGAACTGCGGCGCGTGTGGCACCGCCTGCTCGGCGGGTCAGACGTGCGTCGCGGGCAGGTGCACGGGACGCGTGCAGCAGACGTGCACCGAGGGCTCGGACGACGACGGGGATGGGCTCGTGGGGTGCGCGGACACCGACTGCGACCAGAAGTCGTGTGGGACGGGCTGCACCTGCAAGTCGAACGTCGCCGCCGAGACCACCTGCAACGACAATGTCGACAACGACAAGGACACCAAGAACGACTGCGCGGACACGGACTGTGCCAATCTGTCGTGTGGGACGGGCTGCCTCTGCAAGTCGAACGCCGCCGCCGAGACCCTCTGCGGCGATAGCAACGACAACGACAGGGACACCAAGATCGACTGCGCGGACACGGATTGCGCCAATCAGTCGTGTGGGACGGGCTGCCTCTGCAAGTCGAACGCCGCCGCCGAGACCACCTGCAACGACAATGTCGACAACGACAAGGACACCAAGGTCGACTGCGCGGACACGGACTGTGCCAATCAGTCGTGTGGGACGGGCTGCCTCTGCAAGTCGAACGCCGCCGCCGAGACCACCTGCAACGATGGTCAGGACAACGACAAGGACAACAAGATCGACTGCGCGGACACCGCCGACTGCACCACCGGTACGGCTTGCGGGAACGGGAGAACCTGCAAGAGCAACGGCACGTGTAGTTGA